The Vibrio tritonius genomic sequence GCTGGTGGAAAAGAACAAAATTTAACGCTTGTTTGATATGAGACAAATTCCACTTTTTCTTTTCAGTTTGTCGGCTTTGTAACAAAGGTCGATGTGTGTCCTTTTTCCGTTTCTAAATCATCAAATCTAGGAGCCATAAGGGGTTAAGGCCTCATGGTGGTGCACTATGAGGAGCGTGGCATAGGCTATGCACCAAGGTTGGGAAACGGATTTTTTAGGGACAGAGTTATGTCAGATGGATTGATTATTTTGCTCAGCGCCGCCTTTGTGAACAACGTGGTTCTGGCAAAGTTTCTTGGGTTATGCCCTTTTATGGGAGTCTCTAGCAAGATCAGTAGCGCGGTTGGTATGGGGGTCGCGACCACCTTTGTCTTAACCTTAGCGACACTTTCTACATGGATGATCGAGTTCGCTATTTTGCGCCCATTAGGGTTGGAATTCATGCGCATTATTGCGTTTATCTTGGTGATTGCCGCGGTGGTGCAATTTACCGAGTTGTACGTTAAAAAAGCCTTTCCTGCGTTATATCAGGCTCTTGGGGTCTACTTACCGCTGATCACCACTAACTGCGCCGTGTTTGGCGTGGCACTGCTTGCGGTGCAAGACAATCTCAGCTTTATCGACACCTTGATGTTCAGTGTTGGCTCTGCCACCGGTTTTCTGATTGTGATTACGCTGTTTGCTGGGCTGCGAAGTCAGTTGGCGTTGAGTGACATTCCCGCTGCATTTAAAGGCTCCCCCATTGCGTTTATCACTGCGGGTTTCCTATCAATGGCCTTTATGGGCTTTTCCGGAATGGCGTAGGAGTTGGCTATGTTGATGTCTGCATTGTTGTTTTTCGTCATTTTAGGCGCAGCCCTTGGGGCATTATTGGGGATGGCGGCAACCTTCTTCAAGGTAGAAAGTAACCCGCTGGTGGATCAAATCGAGGGCTTACTGCCTGGTGGGCAATGTGGCCAATGTGGTGAAGCGGGGTGTCGGCAAGCGGCAGAAAAAATCGTGAGTGGTGAACTGCATCCCGATTGTTGCCCTCCTGGTGGCTCAGTGCTTGCTGCCACTATGGCAGACATTTTGGGCGTGGCGATTGAGATCAGTGATGAGCAAAAAGAGCTAGTGGCGGTGATTGAAGAGGCACAGTGTTCAGGCTGTCATCGCTGCGTAAAAGCGTGTCCGTTTGATGCGATTGTTGGTGCGCCTAAGCAGTTGCACACCGTGATCAAAGATGTGTGCACGGGGTGTCAGTTGTGCAGTGAAAGTTGTCCGCAACATTGTTTGACGATGGAAGAGCTGATTCCAGATGCCAAACATTGGTATTGGCCAAAACCCACATCGAGCGTAGCGGCATAGGAGAGGGATATGTTTAAGCTGTTTTCTCATGGATTTTCGGGTGGGGTACATCCAAAGACGTTTAAATCGTTAACCACGGATAAACCGATTGATCGCCATTTTTGGCCCAGCCATGTTTACCTGCCATTGCAACAGCGTGATGGTGTGGCATTGACACCGTTAGTTAAGGTGGGTGAACGAGTGGTTCGCGGTCAGTTGCTCGCTAAAGGTCGCAGTGACCGCATCGCGCCTATTCATTCCCCAGTGAATGGGATAGTGATCAATATCGTGCCCCATATTACCGCGCATCCAGCCAAAATTATCGCCGATACCATAGTGATAAGGGCCAATGAAGATCGCCGTTGGGGCACGCCAGCGCCAATGGGTGCATTTCACCAGTTAGATCCAGAGGTGATTATTGAGCGTATTCAAGCGGCTGGCATTGTTGGTTTAGGTGGGGCGGGCTTTCCTACCGCCCAAAAACTCAAATCGGCCCTGATGGCAAAAGTGGACACTTTGATCATCAATGGCGGTGAGTGCGAACCTTACCTAACCAGTGATGATGTCACTATGCAGTCGCACGCCGCTGAGGTGATTGGTGGCATTAAATTAATGCAACAAGCCAGTGGTGCCAGCAAGGTGATAGTGGGGATTGAAGACAACAAACCACAGGCTTATTACGAAATGGCAGATGCAGCCAGTGAAGAACCAAGTATTGAGATTCGCCGTGTGCCGAGCATCTATCCGATGGGTTCTGCCAAACAGCTTATTAAGACGTTAATTGGTAAAGAAGTACCGCTCGGCAGGCGTTCGTCGCACATTGGTGTGGTAGTGAATAACATCGCCACGGCTCGCTCGGTCTATCACGCTGTGCGTTTTCAACGCCCCTTAGTGAGCCGTATTGTCACGGTATCAGGTAAGGGCATTGGTGAACCACGCAATGTGGAAGTGCCATTAGGAACTCGGGTACAAGATTTGCTCAACTATTGTGGCGGCGTCAGTGAAAGCACTGAACGTTTGGTTCTAGGTGGGCCAATGATGGGGCAGATTGTCTCTTCGTTAGAAGTACCACTCGACAAAATGGTGGGTGGTTTACTGGCGCTCACCGAAGAAGAGATCATCAGTGAATATCAACACCAGCAGTGCATTCGTTGCGGCCAATGTGTGCGGGCGTGCCCGATGAGTTTGATGCCATTTCAAATGGCAGCGTATACCAAAGTCTCTGATTTTAAGAGGGCAGAAGAGCTTGGTGTGCGTAACTGCCTTTCATGTGGCGCGTGTAGTTATGTGTGTCCTTCTTCCATTCCCTTGGTGCAGTATTTTATGCACGCTAAAGGGGTGATTAGCTCCAATTGGCAAAAAGAGCGCAAATCGCAACAAGCGAAACGCTTAACCGAAGCCAAACGTGAGCGTATGGAGCAAGAGGCATTGGCGAAATTGGCACAAAAACAAGCCAAACGGCCGGCAAGAGCCTCAGCCAAAGCCGATACAAGCGCCGCAGCTAAAACCGATGCGACAGGCGCGAGTGGTAAGCCTGCGCGTCCGGCTCGCCCCGGCAGGCCCGCTCGCCAAAGTGCTGCTGCTTTATCCATGGATACCAAGGCTAACGAAGCGAAAGTACAAGTTAAACATACCGCGCAAGTCAAAGATACCGCGCAAACCAAAGATACCGCGCAAACCAAAGATACCGCAAAAACTGAGGCAACCAGCCGCCCGTCAAGGCCTGCTCGGCCAGCAAGACCGGCTCGCCCAGTTCGTCAGCCTGTGGCTAAAAAGGAAACCAGCCTCTCTGAGGAGAATCAAGGATGATTAAATACGACGTAGTATTGGGGCCATTTGCGCACAACGCTAATTCCAGTGTTCGTATCATGTATACCGTACTACTAACACTGTTACCCGCCATGCTGTTTGGCGTGTATCAATTTGGCCTTAACAGTTTGTATGTGCTGCTGATCAGTGCGTTAGCTGCAGTGTTAAGTGAATGGGTTTGCTTACGGCTGATGAAAAAATCGTCCATCGCGTGTATGGATGGTTCGGCGCTATTAACGGGCGTGTTGTTAGCCATGAGTTTGCCGCCTTCATTTCCGCTCGGTTTGACTGTGGTCGGGGCAATTTTCGCAGTGGTGTTAGGCAAACAAATCTACGGTGGTTTAGGACAAAACTTGTTTAATCCTGCCATGTTAGCAAGGGTGATGCTGCTTATCTGCTTCCCAGTAGAAATGACACAGTGGGCTGATCCAACGCCAATTCAGTTCACTTCAGGCATGGTAGACGTACCGGCTAATTGGTTGCATTTTGATGGCATTACGTCTGCCACTGCGCTCAGTAGTGAACGTCAATTACCCATTGAGCTGTGGAATACATTTTTTGGTCAACAAGGGGGCAGTTTAGGGGAAACCAGTGCGTTATTCATTCTGATAGGCGGGTTGTATTTACTCTATCGGCGCATTATTCACTGGGCTATCCCCCTTTCCTTCTTTCTCGGGTTAGGTGTTCCAGCGCTCATTGCTCACACCTTTGATTCTGTGCGTTATCTGCCTTTTTGGACCGAATGGTTTAGTGGCGGTGCGATGTTAGGGGCTTTTTATATCGCCACCGACTTGGTTACCTCGCCGACCAGTGTGCGCGGCCAGTTGGTTTACGGCGCAGGCTGTGGGCTTTTGGTGTGGCTGATTCGTACCTATGGCAGCTATCCCGAAGGCGTCGCTTTTGCGGTGTTAATGATGAATGCCGCCAGCCCTCTGATTGACCATTATATGCGCCCCGCGGTGTATGGCAGCCGTAGTTTGAAGGAGAAAAAATCATGATGGCGCAACTGGATCAGTGGAAGGACAAAGTGAGCTACCAAAGTGGTTTGTTGGCGGCAACCTGTGCATTAGCCACGCTGCTTCTGGTTGGCGCAGAAATTGTGACCAAGCCGGTCATTGAGCAACGCATTCGAGAAGATCAAAACACCTTGTTGCAGCAGGTACTTGGTAGCGTGCAATACGCTAATGATGTGTTTGCCGATGGCCACAGCGTTGAGTATCAAAACCAAACCTATCAACTCTTTCCTGTTAAAGACCAGACAGGCAAGGTGATCGATTGGGTGGTGCAGGGCAGTGAAGATGGGTACAGCGGCCCAATTCAATATTTAATGGGCGTGAACATGCACGGTGAAATCATTGGTGTGCGCATTGTTAGCCACACCGAAACTCCGGGGCTGGGAGACAAGATTGAGCTGGCGAAAAGTCAGTGGGTATTGGGGTTTGACCATCATTCATTAGCGAATACGCCAAAATGGGGCGTAAAAAAAGATGGTGGT encodes the following:
- the rsxC gene encoding electron transport complex subunit RsxC; translated protein: MFKLFSHGFSGGVHPKTFKSLTTDKPIDRHFWPSHVYLPLQQRDGVALTPLVKVGERVVRGQLLAKGRSDRIAPIHSPVNGIVINIVPHITAHPAKIIADTIVIRANEDRRWGTPAPMGAFHQLDPEVIIERIQAAGIVGLGGAGFPTAQKLKSALMAKVDTLIINGGECEPYLTSDDVTMQSHAAEVIGGIKLMQQASGASKVIVGIEDNKPQAYYEMADAASEEPSIEIRRVPSIYPMGSAKQLIKTLIGKEVPLGRRSSHIGVVVNNIATARSVYHAVRFQRPLVSRIVTVSGKGIGEPRNVEVPLGTRVQDLLNYCGGVSESTERLVLGGPMMGQIVSSLEVPLDKMVGGLLALTEEEIISEYQHQQCIRCGQCVRACPMSLMPFQMAAYTKVSDFKRAEELGVRNCLSCGACSYVCPSSIPLVQYFMHAKGVISSNWQKERKSQQAKRLTEAKRERMEQEALAKLAQKQAKRPARASAKADTSAAAKTDATGASGKPARPARPGRPARQSAAALSMDTKANEAKVQVKHTAQVKDTAQTKDTAQTKDTAKTEATSRPSRPARPARPARPVRQPVAKKETSLSEENQG
- a CDS encoding RnfABCDGE type electron transport complex subunit G, yielding MMAQLDQWKDKVSYQSGLLAATCALATLLLVGAEIVTKPVIEQRIREDQNTLLQQVLGSVQYANDVFADGHSVEYQNQTYQLFPVKDQTGKVIDWVVQGSEDGYSGPIQYLMGVNMHGEIIGVRIVSHTETPGLGDKIELAKSQWVLGFDHHSLANTPKWGVKKDGGTFDQFSGATITPRAVVKGIHLALLALQQDQQAAQAAQAAQEANNE
- the rsxA gene encoding electron transport complex subunit RsxA, which codes for MSDGLIILLSAAFVNNVVLAKFLGLCPFMGVSSKISSAVGMGVATTFVLTLATLSTWMIEFAILRPLGLEFMRIIAFILVIAAVVQFTELYVKKAFPALYQALGVYLPLITTNCAVFGVALLAVQDNLSFIDTLMFSVGSATGFLIVITLFAGLRSQLALSDIPAAFKGSPIAFITAGFLSMAFMGFSGMA
- a CDS encoding RnfABCDGE type electron transport complex subunit B, translated to MLMSALLFFVILGAALGALLGMAATFFKVESNPLVDQIEGLLPGGQCGQCGEAGCRQAAEKIVSGELHPDCCPPGGSVLAATMADILGVAIEISDEQKELVAVIEEAQCSGCHRCVKACPFDAIVGAPKQLHTVIKDVCTGCQLCSESCPQHCLTMEELIPDAKHWYWPKPTSSVAA
- a CDS encoding RnfABCDGE type electron transport complex subunit D, whose product is MIKYDVVLGPFAHNANSSVRIMYTVLLTLLPAMLFGVYQFGLNSLYVLLISALAAVLSEWVCLRLMKKSSIACMDGSALLTGVLLAMSLPPSFPLGLTVVGAIFAVVLGKQIYGGLGQNLFNPAMLARVMLLICFPVEMTQWADPTPIQFTSGMVDVPANWLHFDGITSATALSSERQLPIELWNTFFGQQGGSLGETSALFILIGGLYLLYRRIIHWAIPLSFFLGLGVPALIAHTFDSVRYLPFWTEWFSGGAMLGAFYIATDLVTSPTSVRGQLVYGAGCGLLVWLIRTYGSYPEGVAFAVLMMNAASPLIDHYMRPAVYGSRSLKEKKS